Within Bacillus solimangrovi, the genomic segment GAATTAAAGGAATGTATGAAGGTGTAACAGATGAAATGAAGAAAGATGTCAACTTAATCGATGCTGGTTTAGTATCTATGCAACTGATGCTAGTTGCTCGTGCTCACGGATATGATACTAACCCAATCGGTGGTTATGAGAAAGAGCAAACGGCTGAAGCATTCGGATTAGATGCTAAGCGTTATACTCCTGTTATGCTCATCTCAATCGGGAAAGCAGCTGAAGAAGGATACAAATCGGTTCGTCTTCCTATCGAAACGATTGCAGAATGGAAGTAACATCAATCGCTTAGTTTTTTCAAAAATAACATCTTAGAAAGGAAGAAGAACATGGTTATCATTCACGCTACAATGGCAGTAAATCCTGCGAAAGAACAAGCTTTTGTTGAAAATATTCGCCCCCTTATTACCGCTTCACGAGCAGAAAGTGGCAATATATCTTATGATTTAATGAAAGATACTGAAAAAGACAGTCTCTATACGATGGTCGAAGTTTGGAAGGATGCAGAAGCTGTTCATAACCACAATATGAGTGAACACTTTACGTCCTTTAAGGAAAAGGCAAGTGAATACTTAATAGCTCCACTAGAAGCAAAAGTTTTTGAAGCGAAACCTTTAGAGAAGTAATATCAATACAAGGAACCTATTAAAATCCAAGTAAAAGCAAACAACCTTTAGGTACAAAATCATACAGAAAAATACCCTATAATAAATATTCCTATACAACCATAAAATCCGCTCCAATAAGAGCGGATTTTTATCGTTTGTTTATTCTTCAATTGTTAATGTAAATAACTCTACCGTACCTTCTCCAGTACCACCTTCATATATATACCAAATAATTTTGTTATCTAATACGAGTGGGTCAATACCTCCTGGTGGGATTGCTCCTTTTATTAATGTAGGTTTCTTCAATATATTCCCTTGACCATCAACAACAGCGTATCCTAGGCTTTTCTTTAAAGGTTCATACCATAGTGCAACAAACTTATTATCATTCATTTTTACTAAATACGTATCAATAATGAATGTATCTTCCTCAACTGGATAATTAGTGAGCCATACCATCTTCACTTCACTTTCATCTTCAGCATCCTTTGGTACAACACTAACATATACATTACTTGAGGCATTTTTCCCATAATGTTCATTCAAATATATACTCGCACCAACAAGAAGATAACTATCCTTCGATACTTCTAAGCCTCCAAGAAATACTCCTGTATAGTTCCGACCTATTTCCCCTGGGATATCCAATATCGTATATATATTTTCAATTAAATTATCTTTCTTTGTTGTCAATTCAATCGCTCGTGGATATCCATCTCCGTGTACTGCATAAACTGAACGGTCTCCATCAAAACGCGCATATGTTGCAAATGCATGTGATGAATAAGGTTGTGGCCATTGTCCACCATTATACAATAGCGTCATATCCTCTGTGTTAATTTTAATAACCATATTAGATTGATGGTGCTTACCATCTTCAGCTTGATAACGTAGTCGTCCTGTATGAACGATTAATTCTTTCCCATTCGTATCTATTGTTGCATTACTAGCATCAAAAGGTACTGTCACATATGCATCAGTAATATCAACTTGCCCTACTTTATTCCATTTATCATCATATTTAACAACACGATAAACTACCTTTTCTGCTGATTCTCTACTATTACTATCACCATACAAGACATAAATGTGTCCATCGATACTTTTATGTGCTGCACCGAACATAGGTAGTTCCATCTTCACTTTACGCTCACCAGTCTTTTCAAAAGACGTTGTTAACTCTTCGATTACAAGTTCCTTTCCATGCACTTCAATTAATTCAATTTGTCCATTGTTTTTCATCAAAAAGCGCTTAAAAACACCAAACCATTGTGCATAATAGTAATCATTCGTTTTCTTCTTGCCCGCTGCTAACAACGGTGTAATCCTCAAATCTGGATGTTTAAAAAAGCGCATAAGATTATACTCTGGAAACCAGGCTATATCAACATCAAATTGCTCAGCTAAAAACTGAACTGGCATATACATGTTACCATCATACATACGGACTGGTACTTCCATCTGAACTTGTTGACCGTTCACGACTGCAACAGACTTATTAATTATGAACTTAGCTACTTTATCATCTAAGCTTACAGTCACTGTATTCGTTTTACCATCCCAATTCAACGTAGCGTTTAAATGTTGCAATGCCTTTTTGATTGGGATTAGTACCTGACCTTTTTCTTCCTTTATAGGAACATCTACAGAAACAAATTCATTATTCACGCAAACCGAAATTAACTTCGGTTTATTCAAATCCGCTTCAGAACCAAATTCAATATAAGTTCCATCTAACGTTAAGTACCCCCCTGTTTTAAAGCGTGGATGCAACGGCACTGGATAACAACCATTAGTATATCTTTCTGCTGAACTTTGCTGTGGGAAACTGCTAATAATCAATGCTATAACAAATAATACTGACAGTAATTTCTTCAACTTCTTTATCCCCCTTTTCTATACAATAAACTTCAATCTACTCATCTAAATGACTACGGTTTCAAATAGATAAGACAATTCTATCTTTACACAAGACTTTTATATCCATTTATAACCTTATAGTCCTAATAATATCATTTTTGTAATGAATTTATCTATTACCTTTTCAATCTCAAACATTTTAATCACTTTTTTTACACGTACAAAATATCACTTTCCTAAATCATTAAATAACGCACAAGTATAGTTCTCTATGATTCTATCTTCATATGAAATATTATGTACTTCTCAAACCTAAAACACCCAATTATTATAACCATGAAATCATTAGGTAAATGCCAGTAGCAATAAAACAGCTCATTCATATACTATTTGGAAAACATTTTAAATAAGGAGGTGAAAGGATGGGAATCAAACTTAATGAAGAGACAACCTGTTGTTCCTGTACTGGTGCTGGTATTGCATTAGGATTCTTTTCATTCGGGCTCTTTTTAGCGTTCGTTACAGCACTGGTTTTATCGGTTTTACTCGGCAGTATCCTCGCTCTAGTAATTTTAAGCTTAAGCATCCCTATTATTCTAATTGTACTGTTCTTGATTTGGAGAATGGTATCTTCTTGCGTAGGGTGTAACAGCAGCAGTAGTGACTGTTTATAACCAATTTTCATTGTCTTCTATAACAAATCAAATAGGTTTATTTGAATATACATGGATTAAAATTTTTTCTTTTAATCTTGTTATTAAAAACTAACCATCAGTGTTAGGTGAACGAGGATCTTCACTGATGGAAATTCCTCTTTTTTACTTCTGTAACGAGATTATGATTCTATATTTATGCGTTTATCTCTTTACTTAAAACACATTTTACAAGTACAAAGAATTCAAACATAAGGCGGTGAACCATTGTTTAACAATACAGACTCACTCACAAGGACATTTGCAATTTTGCTAATATCATTTGGGATCTTTTTCGTTCTTATCATAGCAGGCATTATATTTTTCCAACAAAAAGTTCTCACTGTTGGGGAAGGAGCTCAGTTTACGAAAATCCAAAGTGCTATAGATGCATCTAGTTCAGGAGATATTATCATCATTTCATCCTCATTAAGTCCTTATGAGGAAATTTTGACGATTGGTGCAGGCAAAGACAGACTTAAACTCATCGGAATAGGTGGACCAGTACTAGACGGAACAACGTTTGGATTAGGTGTTAATGGCATTACGATATCAGATTCATCGAACATTCACATTAAAGGCTTGACAATTCGAAATTATGAAGACGATGACTCGGATAATGGAGCGGGAATTTTAGTAGAAGACACATCATCCAGAAATATTTTTGTGAAAAATAAACTAGTTGAAAACGGATTTGAAGGAATCTTTAGCTTTGGGAGTCACAGTTTTTTTATACGTAATGAGTTTAATCAAAATGGTGGCGAAGGTATCGATAGTCAAGCTGGGAATAGTTTATTTATTGGCAATAATTTTGTACAAAATGGGTTTATGGAGGGCTTTACTGTTGATGCATTTGACATCCATGAAAACAATAATCTCATTATCGGAAATAAACTTTTTCAAAATGCGGATGACGCAATGGATGTTAAAAATGACTTTAATCTTATTCTAGGGAACATCGCGTCTTTAAACGAAGAAGGTGGTCTCATCATGGAGGATGAATCTTCTCATAACCTTATTATCGGAAATCGGTGGTTGGATAACGTAGAAGATGGGATCATACTTGATGATGAAGTAACAGACACAGTTGTAATAGGAAATAAAGTCATTGGAAATGAACGAGATGGTATACGAGTTGGGGATTTAACTCGTAACAATATCATCCAAGGAAATAAGATTATTGGCAATGAAAGAGGGGTTTTTATCCGAAATAATGACCCAACTTTTAGCCAGGAAAATAAAGTCACCCATAATAAGATTGTTCAAAGCGTAGAACAAGGTGTTTTTCTAGGAGGAGCGACTGATAATATCATCCTAAATAATAAAATTAAAGATAATGGTGCAGAGGGCATCTTATTAGATATAGATGAAGATGAATTTATGTATGAAGCTACTGACAACACCATTATAAGAAATAAAATTACAAATAGTGGTACTGATGGAATTTCGTTAACAGCAGATACGATGAATAACCAAGTGCTTCAAAATCATATATCTAGAAGTATCCTACTCGCTATTCGGGATGCTGGTGTAAACAATGTTTTCAACGGAAACATTTGTGAAACTTCAGATCCTGCTACTATTTGCACCAATTTAATTACTGAATGATTACTATACAAATAACCAAAATCAATAAAGTTACATTTCCTACAGAGCTCTTACTAATTGTTAGTCAATTTTCCTATGTTTTAAGATAAGATCCTTAACTTCAGTTAACACAAAACTAAGCATTAGTGGGGGTTCCTTCATCCCCACTAATGCTTAGTGATAATCATTTGTTAACAAAGATACATACAGCTAGGAATTAATTAATTCTTTAACCCATTTATCATATTCTTCTCTCGTTTTCTGATTACCATCTACAATCATATCTACAGACTCATCATTATAAAAGAAGAAAATATTATATTGTTCATCATTGTATTTGCCTGAAAAGAGCATTGCATTATAATCATCACTTTCAAATGACCAATTAGGATCTTCAAACGTATTATTTAACAAATCATACATACTTTCATTATTTGGAGCTTTAAACTTTGCCATTTGCTCCTGCATCTTTTGGTCGAAATTCTCTATATCTTCCTTTAGTATAGGATTCTCTTCTGATTTGTTGACTTCAGTTGATTCAGATACTGTAACATCACCATCATCAGATGCGAAATAAAATACTCCACCAAGTAATGATGTAACTAGCACACCAGTAATAACAAACTTTACCATGATGTATAAACCTCCCACTGTGATTTATCTTGTCTTGTAGAATTATAAAATAGAGCTATGAGCGTACTAATTCATTCAAGTCACCTGATATTTTATAATTATACAATTGAAACTGATTAATATCATGATTTCATTGAACCAATTAGATAAGTTATCATCAAGGTCAATTGTACAAAAGATAAGTACACAGACTCAGATACAAGGTATATTATTCAGTATCGTTTAAAATAAATTGTGACCCACTCATTGGTTTGAAGTTTTGTTTCGATAGTAAATCCAACATCCACAAACATTTTTATCACATGTTCAATATGCCACTCTACTAAGCCAGAGATTAGAAAATGATCACTTTTCTCAAGCAAGTCATGGCGCTGAACAATTGAAGTTGTTTCATCTCCACCTATATTAATAAAGATCCAATCATACTTCTTGTTTATTTTGAAATCCCCATTTAATAAATCTTCTTGTAAAACTTGCACATTATTAGTAGAAATTCCGTTCAATTGCACATTATGTAATACTTCATTTTCAACTGTCTCATAATCAATTGCTTTTACGTTAATTGCATGTTTGTATAAAGCACCAACTGTTAGGATACCTGAACCAGTTCCTAAATCTAAAACACTCTGTCCAGAAAAGTCATGATTGAGAATCAGAGATAAACAATCTTGTGTCGTTTCATGCAAACCTGTTCCGAATGCAGCAAGTGGATCAAAGCGTATTACTCGTTTCCCTTCGTATTGTTCAACTGCATCCGAATAACAAATAACCCATCCATTTTCTAACTCAATATCATCAAATGATGTATCCCACCCACCATTTTCGATTTTTTGGAAGTGTATTTGTTCTTTTGAGATATTTAGAACGTCAGATATAACCTTTAAGAATTCAGAAGATGTTTGACTTGTTTCATTTTCATCCACATAAATTTTAAAATCAATTTTCTCATCTTCTAAATGCTTTACACCGTAACCGTTCTGAATCTTCTCAACCTCAATAGGCTGATCATATGTGAGGTTATATAAACCAACACAGTTTAATTTTTCAGAGATTATATAAACTTTATCTTGCTCAACCTTAATCATAAATTCAAATAACATCGCACAATTCCTTTCTCTTACCTTGCTATCTATTACTTCTAACACAACATTATTATATTCTTTTTAAAAATAAGTATAAAGCACGCCGATTTTGAAAATCAATTCAAGTTATTCCACCCTTATACTTCGTAATACTACTCTAACCATTGCGTGTTGTTCATTTAAATTTCACCTAACAAAGAAGTCCAAGTGTTTCATTTTAAACACCATAAGTAATAATTGATTGATTAATGATTAATTTGGTTAGTTTATATTCCTATATTAAAAGGAGAACAACTTATGTAAGCTGCTCTCCTTAAACATTTAACTAGAATCTCCCTATCACTATTTATGCTGATTATGTTCAATATTATACTCAGCTTATAATGGCTCAAGGTTAATTATTGGTCCGACACTGTATTATAGAAATTGTTACTTTCGCTTTGTCACATTTTTAACTTTATATAGTAAAGTACTAGGGAATTCTCACCTTATACTTTAATAAGTCATAACCCGTAATTAGTAAACTTCTCTGAAATAAATAAAATGGGCACACATAAAAATTCAATTATTTTCTTAACTTCTCTTTTAAATAATCGTATTCTTCTTCAGAAATCTCACCTTTTGCAAAGCGTTCAGTCAAAATATTTACTGGATGCTGATTGGAATGGGTATTACTGTTTAAATATTTTTTCAGAAGGTAAAACCCTCCAAAAAGTAGGACTCCCCAAAATAGAAACATTCCTAACATCATGCTTCCTCCATGAAAGCCAGAGCAACCATCAAGCCAACTCATCATAGTTAATCACTCCATTCTTTTTTTATTATGCTATCAAGAACTTTTGCAGATTTATTGAATTTATATCATAAATGTCATCGCCCTATTTCAAATATTCTTTTATGATGCAAAGAAAGTCCCTAATACGAGTATCAGTATGATATTTTTTTATTCATTAATATTTCTTTCACAAGAGTATGATCAATGTTAATTCTTATATACTTTTAAGTTTTTTTTGAAATCTTACCACTAATAATCCCCTGTAGGTGGACTATGTTACGTCTACAGGGGATTTTCAAATAACTTTACGCTATATCTATGCTTTTCTATTCTACGGACAAGCTATTCAAAATGCTGAAGTGGCAGACGTAATTTTTAATATGTAAATTATCACAATTTTCCAAGTGGCTATATTATATAAGTATAATACTAATTTTTCGCTTATTCAGAAAAAAATTTATATACACAAAGTTGTATGATGTATAATTTTTTTGAAAAATAAAGATATTCTATTAATTATAAAGATACATTTATTCGACCATATATTAACTTATTTATAACGATTTGATGGTTTATTATACTAAAACGCGAATTTTTACTATATACCGAAAATTTATTTTTATTCAATATTTCCTGAACTTTGATATTTTCATACTACTTCACGATATTGACACATTATCTCACTTAAAATAAAATCTGAATTAACCTTAAGAAAGCGCTTTCTATGAGATCTATTAGACATAATGAGGTGGTTATAATCGAACCGATTGAAAAAAAAGCTGATTACATGAAAAACAATTCAATGCAACAACCTTTTTCTGCATTAGATTATTTATGGTTTATTATCCCATCATTAATCGGGGTATTTTTATTTATGGTGCCGATCCCGTCTGCGGATAGCATTTCAATTCCAGTCGCTCATGTTGCTAGTATGATTACTAGTTCATTGGGTGATCTTGTTCCAACTATTATGACTTTCTTAATCGTTGCTTCTGTTTTAGGATCTATATTTTTCAAGTTCCTCCCACAGAACGTTCAAAATTCTTCATTCCTTACAAACTTGTTTCAAGTTAGTCCTATTTGGTTGGTTGTTAGATTACTAGGTATGGTCTTTGCACTCATGACTTTATACCAAATTGGTCCTGAAGTTATTTTTTCTGAGTATACTGGTGGCCTCTTAATGTTTGAATTAATTCCAGTCTTGTTTTCAGTGTTCTTATTAGCAGGCTTCTTTTTACCGCTCTTATTGAATTTTGGTTTACTAGAACTATTCGGTGCACTGTTAACAAAAGTGATGAGACCACTTTTTAAACTACCTGGACGTTCTTCAATGGATTGCCTTACTTCTTGGTTAGGTGATGGAACGATCGGTGTACTATTAACGAGCAAGCAATTCGAAGATGGTTATTATACGAAACGAGAAGCTGCTACTATAGGTACAACCTTCTCAGTCGTGTCAATTACGTTCACAATCGTAGTAATAAGTTATATGAATCTTGAACAATATTTCATTCCTTTTTACTTAACGATCACACTTGCTGGATTAGCAGCTTCAATTATAATGCCTCGTATTCCACCATTATCTCGTAAAGAAGATTCGGCATATGAAGGCACTGAACTTAAGTTAGATGAATCCATTCCAAAACAATATACGAGCTTCAAATGGGGTGTGATTCAAGCTGTTAAACAGGCTAAGAAAAATCGAAATGTTGCAAAGGTTGCGAAACAAGGTATCCAAAACGTACTTGATATGTGGCTTGGTGTCATTCCTGTTGTCATGGCAATCGGAACTGTCGCTCTAGTCATTGCAGAACACACACTTGTCTTCCAATACTTAGGCGCACCATTCGTGCCGATCTTATCTCTACTACAAGTTCCTGAAGCGAGTGAAGCTGCTCAAACAATTGTAGTTGGATTTGCAGATATGTTCTTACCAGCTGTAATTGGGAGTGGAATCGAAAGTGAACTAACTCGTTTCGTTATTGCTGCTTTATCTGTTACACAACTTATTTACATGTCTGAAGTAGGCGGATTGCTGTTAGGTTCAAAAATTCCGGTTAGCTTCAAAGATTTAGTAATTATTTTCATTGAACGAACATTTATCACACTTCCAATTATCGTACTCATAGCACATATTATTTTTTAATGAGTACACTTAAACATTATGAGATCAGAAAAGACCTTTTATATTGAATATAGAAGGTCTTTCTCTTGTAATGCTCTAATTAAACCTATATACTCTCGCTTCGTATGGTCTTAGTGCAAAGTGTCGAACATCTTCTTTTGCACTAACTTCATAATTACATAAAAGCAGTTGTGATGATTTTCCAGCCAATTTCTTAGGTAATATAAAATTCGTTATCGTTGGAAATAGATTTGTAATGACGAGTAATACTTCTTCACCATGCGCTCTTGTATACACATATAAATAGTCATGATCTTCTAACATCAACTCATACTTTCCATAAACGACCAACTCACTATCTTTCCGCATTTGAATGAGTTTCTTATAATAATGATAGATCGAATCATCATCTTCCATTTCACGTACAACATTAACGCTTTTATAATTTGGGTTTACTTTTATCCACGGCTTC encodes:
- a CDS encoding YjiH family protein; translation: MKNNSMQQPFSALDYLWFIIPSLIGVFLFMVPIPSADSISIPVAHVASMITSSLGDLVPTIMTFLIVASVLGSIFFKFLPQNVQNSSFLTNLFQVSPIWLVVRLLGMVFALMTLYQIGPEVIFSEYTGGLLMFELIPVLFSVFLLAGFFLPLLLNFGLLELFGALLTKVMRPLFKLPGRSSMDCLTSWLGDGTIGVLLTSKQFEDGYYTKREAATIGTTFSVVSITFTIVVISYMNLEQYFIPFYLTITLAGLAASIIMPRIPPLSRKEDSAYEGTELKLDESIPKQYTSFKWGVIQAVKQAKKNRNVAKVAKQGIQNVLDMWLGVIPVVMAIGTVALVIAEHTLVFQYLGAPFVPILSLLQVPEASEAAQTIVVGFADMFLPAVIGSGIESELTRFVIAALSVTQLIYMSEVGGLLLGSKIPVSFKDLVIIFIERTFITLPIIVLIAHIIF
- a CDS encoding stalk domain-containing protein, whose product is MKKLLSVLFVIALIISSFPQQSSAERYTNGCYPVPLHPRFKTGGYLTLDGTYIEFGSEADLNKPKLISVCVNNEFVSVDVPIKEEKGQVLIPIKKALQHLNATLNWDGKTNTVTVSLDDKVAKFIINKSVAVVNGQQVQMEVPVRMYDGNMYMPVQFLAEQFDVDIAWFPEYNLMRFFKHPDLRITPLLAAGKKKTNDYYYAQWFGVFKRFLMKNNGQIELIEVHGKELVIEELTTSFEKTGERKVKMELPMFGAAHKSIDGHIYVLYGDSNSRESAEKVVYRVVKYDDKWNKVGQVDITDAYVTVPFDASNATIDTNGKELIVHTGRLRYQAEDGKHHQSNMVIKINTEDMTLLYNGGQWPQPYSSHAFATYARFDGDRSVYAVHGDGYPRAIELTTKKDNLIENIYTILDIPGEIGRNYTGVFLGGLEVSKDSYLLVGASIYLNEHYGKNASSNVYVSVVPKDAEDESEVKMVWLTNYPVEEDTFIIDTYLVKMNDNKFVALWYEPLKKSLGYAVVDGQGNILKKPTLIKGAIPPGGIDPLVLDNKIIWYIYEGGTGEGTVELFTLTIEE
- a CDS encoding 50S ribosomal protein L11 methyltransferase — encoded protein: MIKVEQDKVYIISEKLNCVGLYNLTYDQPIEVEKIQNGYGVKHLEDEKIDFKIYVDENETSQTSSEFLKVISDVLNISKEQIHFQKIENGGWDTSFDDIELENGWVICYSDAVEQYEGKRVIRFDPLAAFGTGLHETTQDCLSLILNHDFSGQSVLDLGTGSGILTVGALYKHAINVKAIDYETVENEVLHNVQLNGISTNNVQVLQEDLLNGDFKINKKYDWIFINIGGDETTSIVQRHDLLEKSDHFLISGLVEWHIEHVIKMFVDVGFTIETKLQTNEWVTIYFKRY
- a CDS encoding putative quinol monooxygenase, whose translation is MVIIHATMAVNPAKEQAFVENIRPLITASRAESGNISYDLMKDTEKDSLYTMVEVWKDAEAVHNHNMSEHFTSFKEKASEYLIAPLEAKVFEAKPLEK
- a CDS encoding SHOCT domain-containing protein, producing MMSWLDGCSGFHGGSMMLGMFLFWGVLLFGGFYLLKKYLNSNTHSNQHPVNILTERFAKGEISEEEYDYLKEKLRK
- a CDS encoding right-handed parallel beta-helix repeat-containing protein yields the protein MFNNTDSLTRTFAILLISFGIFFVLIIAGIIFFQQKVLTVGEGAQFTKIQSAIDASSSGDIIIISSSLSPYEEILTIGAGKDRLKLIGIGGPVLDGTTFGLGVNGITISDSSNIHIKGLTIRNYEDDDSDNGAGILVEDTSSRNIFVKNKLVENGFEGIFSFGSHSFFIRNEFNQNGGEGIDSQAGNSLFIGNNFVQNGFMEGFTVDAFDIHENNNLIIGNKLFQNADDAMDVKNDFNLILGNIASLNEEGGLIMEDESSHNLIIGNRWLDNVEDGIILDDEVTDTVVIGNKVIGNERDGIRVGDLTRNNIIQGNKIIGNERGVFIRNNDPTFSQENKVTHNKIVQSVEQGVFLGGATDNIILNNKIKDNGAEGILLDIDEDEFMYEATDNTIIRNKITNSGTDGISLTADTMNNQVLQNHISRSILLAIRDAGVNNVFNGNICETSDPATICTNLITE